The following coding sequences are from one uncultured Cohaesibacter sp. window:
- a CDS encoding alpha/beta hydrolase, whose amino-acid sequence MQLNSLEKYPELADGICHSMTCWDKRKVRVARWPSLSPSPKGTICLLHGRSEFIEKYYEVITELRQRGFAVATMDWRGQGMSERSLADPLKGYVRRFSDYGKDLEQFINEIILPDCPPPCFALCHSMGGLILLSNSTKLRIKIDRAVLCAPLIEISTAKYSFLGFKPRHSGIRKMTGFLRAIGLGRSYVPGATRSPFDKGGFYTNQLTSNGPRYDRNRQFLRDYPELAIGGPTVLWTHESCKAMAKLQSSDVQSSIHIPVLILTAGNDTIVNSKATEYFAKTTRAAHAVTIVGSKHEIMMESDIIREQFWAAFDTFIPGGTPLKQQSA is encoded by the coding sequence ATGCAACTGAACAGTCTTGAAAAATATCCCGAACTCGCAGACGGCATCTGCCATTCCATGACCTGTTGGGATAAGAGAAAAGTGAGGGTAGCCCGCTGGCCATCCCTGTCGCCTTCCCCCAAGGGAACGATCTGCCTGCTTCATGGGCGGTCTGAATTTATCGAAAAATATTATGAAGTCATCACGGAACTCAGGCAGCGAGGCTTCGCCGTAGCGACAATGGATTGGCGCGGGCAAGGCATGTCTGAGCGCTCACTCGCAGATCCATTGAAGGGCTATGTCCGGCGTTTTTCTGACTATGGCAAGGATCTGGAGCAATTCATAAACGAAATTATCCTGCCCGACTGCCCACCTCCCTGCTTCGCCTTATGCCACTCCATGGGCGGGCTCATTTTATTGAGCAATTCGACAAAGCTACGCATCAAGATTGATCGAGCAGTTCTTTGCGCTCCTCTCATTGAAATCTCAACGGCTAAATACAGTTTTCTTGGCTTCAAACCCCGCCATTCCGGCATTCGCAAAATGACAGGATTCTTGCGAGCCATTGGTTTGGGCAGAAGCTACGTACCGGGAGCGACACGGTCACCTTTTGACAAAGGGGGATTCTATACCAACCAGCTGACATCCAACGGACCCCGCTATGACAGAAACCGTCAGTTTCTGAGAGACTATCCGGAATTGGCAATCGGAGGACCAACGGTTCTCTGGACCCATGAAAGCTGCAAGGCAATGGCAAAACTGCAATCCAGCGACGTGCAATCATCCATCCACATACCCGTCCTGATCTTGACAGCAGGCAATGACACAATCGTCAATTCCAAGGCGACAGAATATTTTGCCAAAACCACCCGCGCGGCTCATGCAGTCACCATCGTAGGCAGCAAGCATGAAATCATGATGGAAAGCGACATCATAAGAGAACAGTTTTGGGCCGCTTTCGACACATTCATCCCGGGAGGCACTCCGCTAAAACAGCAAAGTGCCTGA
- a CDS encoding tyrosine-type recombinase/integrase — translation MNDTVYHALLEAKSKAMTEHVITWGDKPVKSLKRSLATASAKAGLKRVTAHLLRHSAAVWMAEEGNSMSEIAQFLGHSDSRITEKVYAKYSPDYLRKTAKATELDM, via the coding sequence ATGAATGACACCGTTTATCATGCGCTCCTCGAGGCAAAGTCCAAGGCCATGACCGAACATGTCATTACGTGGGGTGACAAGCCAGTAAAATCTCTCAAACGCTCGTTGGCCACCGCGTCGGCCAAGGCTGGTCTTAAAAGGGTTACGGCCCATCTGTTGCGCCATAGCGCTGCTGTCTGGATGGCCGAAGAAGGGAACTCCATGTCAGAAATCGCACAGTTTCTTGGGCATTCAGATTCGAGGATCACGGAAAAAGTCTACGCGAAATATTCACCGGACTATCTTCGAAAGACAGCAAAAGCTACAGAATTGGACATGTAA
- a CDS encoding DUF6781 family protein, with translation MSRELQEKLSNEIKIAIQDGSKSAEAIQQICHDSVISMFESSKDGATNISDIVKITVRASIQELMKAGKCTSSEIAAIVSGALQGVKAASSDTIKQNEAEIDAANERLALETSKLDQIIDQALCNVREVATEFPDQIREDLEAASTRERVRFVENMELLHQTVKRAVQLSIERGEAIEQTVHRIAFDATQKALHETEFSANRTRRVAEEVLSAAIEATETANQQIREISNAASDGIREALVKAISNAHKKAQASGQNLSESSAKRLLVLKEEIENSGDLFVGALRTVAERSDEIAKETLHEIADDAQKAGSRLRQTAADTAQSISEQLRSLRVETFELGEKVLRATANEALVLGESLFEIAKGATSGMIKGSRDALNAKTKAANSETSIHQQDHANGDEEKQ, from the coding sequence ATGTCGAGAGAACTGCAGGAAAAGCTCTCCAATGAAATAAAGATAGCAATCCAAGATGGGTCAAAAAGTGCAGAAGCAATCCAGCAAATCTGCCACGATTCAGTTATTTCGATGTTTGAAAGCTCAAAAGATGGTGCAACAAATATATCGGATATAGTGAAGATAACTGTCCGCGCTTCAATCCAAGAACTCATGAAGGCTGGAAAATGTACCAGCAGCGAGATTGCGGCAATCGTTTCGGGCGCTCTTCAGGGAGTGAAAGCAGCCAGTTCTGACACGATCAAGCAGAATGAAGCCGAAATAGATGCTGCAAATGAACGATTGGCTCTAGAAACGAGCAAGCTCGATCAGATTATTGATCAAGCTTTATGCAATGTTCGTGAAGTTGCCACTGAGTTTCCCGACCAGATACGAGAAGATTTGGAAGCCGCCAGTACCCGTGAACGCGTACGGTTCGTTGAGAATATGGAGCTTCTTCATCAAACGGTGAAGCGAGCCGTTCAGCTTTCAATTGAACGTGGCGAAGCGATTGAACAGACCGTTCACAGGATTGCATTCGACGCGACCCAGAAAGCTTTGCATGAGACCGAGTTTTCTGCGAACCGGACGCGTCGAGTAGCAGAGGAAGTGCTATCTGCGGCCATTGAAGCAACTGAGACTGCAAATCAACAAATTCGAGAAATCTCTAATGCAGCCTCTGATGGGATCCGAGAAGCGCTGGTTAAGGCCATAAGCAATGCGCATAAAAAAGCCCAAGCCTCTGGTCAGAATCTCTCAGAATCTTCAGCGAAAAGATTACTCGTATTGAAAGAGGAAATTGAGAATTCAGGAGACTTGTTCGTCGGAGCTTTGAGAACCGTTGCCGAGCGTTCTGATGAAATCGCAAAGGAAACTCTCCATGAAATTGCCGATGATGCTCAGAAAGCTGGCTCGAGATTGCGGCAAACAGCAGCGGATACGGCCCAATCAATTTCTGAGCAATTGCGTTCGCTTCGAGTTGAAACGTTTGAACTTGGAGAGAAGGTTCTGCGAGCAACAGCAAATGAAGCTCTTGTTCTTGGGGAAAGCCTTTTTGAAATTGCTAAAGGTGCAACCTCCGGGATGATCAAAGGGTCTCGTGACGCGTTGAACGCAAAGACAAAAGCGGCAAATTCAGAGACCTCTATTCATCAGCAGGATCACGCCAACGGTGACGAAGAAAAGCAATGA
- a CDS encoding N-formylglutamate amidohydrolase has protein sequence MNKTESTASPDRFSPTDKLETAFWIARPDQQLAPFLFNSPHSGRCYTQEFKDSSRLTELELRSSEDSYIDLLYGKVPSCGVPLMAANFPRAYLDLNREPYELDPLVFSEPVPSYAKTSGIRVGSGLGTIARIVSERKEIYRSKLSLQEGLDRIETLYKPYHQMLRREMALAHVNFGFACLIDCHSMPSRVFQNANPNSRPDIVLGDRYGSSCHPCLINAAKSIFSHLGLRVELNKPYAGGFITQHYGRPLKGLHALQIEIDRSLYMNEDTFEPLPHFDELVELFGRFTDLLLQCASDDLRPTAAAAE, from the coding sequence ATGAACAAGACCGAGAGCACTGCAAGCCCTGATCGATTTAGCCCCACAGACAAGTTGGAAACAGCTTTCTGGATCGCTCGGCCAGATCAGCAGCTCGCTCCCTTTCTTTTCAACTCGCCACATTCTGGGCGATGCTATACTCAAGAATTCAAAGACTCCAGCCGCCTGACCGAACTGGAATTGCGCAGCTCTGAAGATTCCTACATAGATCTTCTTTATGGGAAGGTCCCATCCTGCGGTGTACCCTTGATGGCAGCGAATTTTCCCAGAGCTTATCTCGATTTGAACCGCGAACCCTATGAACTGGATCCTCTTGTTTTTAGTGAACCAGTTCCCTCTTATGCAAAAACGTCTGGCATAAGGGTCGGAAGTGGCCTTGGCACCATCGCCAGAATCGTATCCGAGCGCAAGGAAATCTATCGTAGCAAACTAAGCCTGCAGGAAGGCCTGGACAGGATCGAAACTCTATATAAGCCCTATCATCAGATGCTGAGACGTGAGATGGCTCTCGCTCATGTCAATTTTGGTTTTGCATGCCTGATAGATTGCCATTCCATGCCCTCAAGGGTGTTCCAGAACGCCAATCCGAACAGCCGTCCGGACATCGTGCTGGGAGATCGCTATGGAAGCAGTTGTCATCCTTGCTTGATCAACGCCGCCAAAAGCATTTTCTCTCATCTGGGACTGAGGGTAGAACTGAACAAACCATATGCAGGTGGCTTCATAACCCAGCATTATGGGCGACCTCTCAAGGGGCTGCACGCCCTGCAAATCGAGATCGATCGCAGCCTCTACATGAATGAAGACACGTTCGAGCCCTTGCCGCATTTCGATGAATTGGTCGAGTTGTTTGGTCGATTTACAGATCTTTTGCTGCAATGCGCCAGTGACGATCTTCGTCCAACGGCTGCGGCGGCTGAATAA
- a CDS encoding response regulator — MSQILLAEDDNDMRRFLARALQNAGYEVVSFDNGKSAYDRLREEPFTLLLTDIVMPEMDGIELARRATELDPDLKVMFITGFAAVALNPDSNTPKDAKVLSKPFHLRDLVNEVGKMLAA, encoded by the coding sequence ATGTCGCAGATTTTGCTTGCAGAAGACGATAATGACATGCGCCGCTTTCTTGCGCGTGCGCTGCAGAATGCTGGTTATGAAGTCGTCTCGTTTGATAATGGCAAGAGCGCCTATGATCGATTGCGCGAAGAGCCATTTACGCTACTGTTGACCGATATCGTGATGCCGGAAATGGATGGCATTGAACTGGCCCGCCGAGCAACCGAGCTGGATCCTGACCTGAAGGTGATGTTTATCACCGGATTTGCAGCTGTCGCTCTTAACCCCGATAGCAATACGCCAAAGGATGCCAAGGTTCTTTCCAAACCGTTCCATTTGCGTGATCTTGTCAACGAAGTTGGCAAAATGCTTGCGGCATAA
- a CDS encoding low specificity L-threonine aldolase has product MFFASDNWAGASEPIMNALMRHKDGFEPAYGEGPLSETIEQKFQTIFETDCSVFVVATGTGANALALSAVTGPAGAVFCHKEAHIRVDECGAPEFLTSGARMWGLEGARGKLSPEALEIAFQEIPHGVVHHGQPSAVSLTQATEIGTIYSIDEITQLSAQAKANGLAVHMDGARFANALVTLGVTPAEMTWKAGVDLLSFGATKNGAWCAEAVVFFNKDYARDFMYRRKRAGHLFSKMRFAAAQFEGYFENNHWLDNARHSNAMAARLANGLNALENARTAWPAQANEVFAIVPKKAAQKAEAAGAVFHTWPTFGLPAEECPDENECLLRLVCSFATKPEEVDQFLGCLK; this is encoded by the coding sequence ATGTTTTTTGCCAGTGACAACTGGGCCGGAGCCTCCGAGCCTATCATGAACGCTTTGATGCGACACAAGGACGGCTTTGAACCTGCCTATGGAGAAGGGCCTCTGAGCGAAACAATAGAGCAGAAGTTTCAGACCATTTTCGAAACAGATTGCTCTGTGTTCGTTGTTGCAACAGGCACCGGCGCCAACGCACTGGCTCTCTCAGCGGTGACTGGACCTGCAGGAGCAGTCTTTTGCCACAAGGAAGCCCATATCCGCGTTGACGAATGTGGCGCTCCCGAATTTCTGACCTCCGGTGCCCGCATGTGGGGTCTTGAAGGAGCAAGAGGCAAGCTAAGCCCCGAAGCACTGGAAATCGCATTTCAGGAAATTCCCCACGGCGTCGTCCATCACGGTCAACCAAGTGCAGTATCCCTGACCCAGGCCACCGAAATCGGCACGATTTACAGCATTGATGAAATCACGCAGCTATCAGCACAAGCCAAGGCCAACGGGCTGGCGGTTCACATGGATGGCGCACGTTTTGCCAACGCCCTTGTCACCTTGGGCGTAACCCCTGCCGAAATGACATGGAAGGCTGGCGTGGACCTTCTCTCCTTTGGTGCCACGAAGAATGGCGCATGGTGCGCCGAAGCCGTCGTTTTCTTCAACAAGGACTACGCCAGAGACTTCATGTATCGCCGCAAGCGCGCCGGTCATCTCTTTTCGAAAATGCGCTTTGCAGCAGCCCAGTTTGAGGGCTATTTCGAAAATAACCATTGGCTGGACAATGCACGTCACTCGAACGCCATGGCTGCGAGATTGGCAAACGGGCTGAACGCACTCGAGAACGCACGCACGGCTTGGCCGGCACAGGCCAATGAAGTCTTTGCAATCGTTCCTAAAAAGGCAGCCCAAAAGGCAGAAGCGGCTGGCGCAGTGTTTCATACATGGCCAACATTTGGGCTGCCAGCAGAAGAATGCCCCGATGAAAACGAGTGTCTTTTGCGTTTGGTCTGCTCATTTGCCACCAAACCTGAAGAAGTCGACCAATTCCTGGGCTGCCTCAAATAA
- the hisN gene encoding histidinol-phosphatase — MTNSKSTPDFDFLHDLADLAGETVLPLFRKAIAVENKLAQGFDPVTDADKQAELKMRAHIQEHFPSHGILGEEFEAKDLDAEALWVLDPIDGTRAFISGLPTWGTLIGYRHPDGHGLGMMSQPFTKERFWGDGKSAFYEGPDGKRSVSTRKCASIGEATLFTTAPEIFSAAEFEAYRKVESTVRLSRYGVDCYAYCMLSIGMIDLVIEAGLKPVDIAPLIPLIEGAGGVVTNWQGGSAFDGGQVVATGDPRLHDAVLARLAGRD, encoded by the coding sequence ATGACAAATAGTAAAAGCACCCCGGATTTTGATTTTCTTCACGACCTGGCCGATCTGGCAGGGGAGACCGTCTTGCCTCTGTTCAGAAAGGCCATCGCCGTCGAGAATAAGCTGGCTCAGGGGTTTGATCCGGTGACGGATGCCGATAAACAGGCCGAGCTGAAAATGCGGGCTCACATTCAGGAGCACTTTCCAAGTCATGGCATATTGGGAGAGGAATTCGAAGCAAAAGACCTTGATGCCGAGGCTCTTTGGGTGCTCGATCCCATCGATGGGACACGCGCTTTCATTTCCGGGTTGCCGACATGGGGCACCCTGATCGGCTATCGTCATCCGGACGGGCATGGATTGGGGATGATGAGCCAGCCTTTTACCAAAGAACGTTTTTGGGGAGATGGTAAATCTGCCTTCTATGAAGGGCCCGACGGCAAGCGTTCCGTTTCAACAAGAAAGTGCGCCTCGATTGGCGAAGCTACGCTGTTCACAACCGCGCCAGAGATTTTTAGCGCAGCCGAGTTCGAGGCTTATCGAAAGGTTGAAAGCACCGTGCGCTTGTCTCGTTATGGCGTTGATTGTTATGCCTATTGCATGCTGTCGATCGGCATGATTGATCTGGTGATCGAGGCTGGATTGAAGCCCGTCGATATTGCTCCTCTCATCCCGTTGATAGAAGGGGCCGGCGGGGTTGTTACGAACTGGCAGGGTGGCTCGGCTTTTGACGGCGGGCAAGTTGTGGCGACCGGTGATCCTCGTTTGCATGATGCTGTTTTGGCGCGCCTTGCAGGTCGTGACTGA
- a CDS encoding Hsp20 family protein: MRHYDLTPLYRSTVGFDKLFSMLDTVSGPDSSAQSYPPYNIERLAENSYRISMAVAGFSERDLSIEVKENSLKVTGEKVVDESEKDKEYLHRGIAARAFERQFQLADYMQVEGASMEHGLLHIDLKREIPEAMKPRQIEIRSAGAETDPTVIEGSMQ; the protein is encoded by the coding sequence ATGCGTCATTATGATCTTACCCCACTTTATCGCTCTACCGTCGGTTTTGACAAACTCTTCTCCATGCTGGATACCGTCAGTGGTCCAGACAGTAGCGCGCAGTCTTACCCGCCTTACAATATCGAACGTCTGGCTGAGAATTCCTATCGTATTTCCATGGCTGTTGCCGGTTTTTCCGAGAGAGATCTTTCTATCGAAGTGAAGGAAAATTCTCTTAAGGTAACAGGCGAGAAAGTCGTCGACGAAAGCGAGAAGGATAAGGAATATCTGCACCGTGGAATCGCCGCACGTGCGTTCGAACGTCAGTTCCAGCTCGCCGACTATATGCAGGTTGAAGGTGCAAGCATGGAACATGGCCTGCTTCACATTGATCTGAAGCGCGAAATTCCTGAAGCTATGAAACCTCGTCAGATTGAGATCCGCTCAGCTGGCGCGGAAACAGATCCAACAGTGATCGAAGGCTCCATGCAATAA
- a CDS encoding DEAD/DEAH box helicase family protein, with amino-acid sequence MHHSLANPHESVDMDLFLNGLPLVTLELKNHWTNQTARYHGQKQYRERDASQPLMQFGRTLVHMTADTDEVWMTTKLAGEKTFFLPFNKGHNEGAGNPPNPDGHKTAYLWEEVFQPESMAGIIQHFVLLEGKPADPLNKKTLIFPRYHQLNVVRQLLADAASHGVGQSYLIQHSAGSGKSNSITWTAYQLIETYPDKLTLPGTRTLDTPLFDSVIVVTDRRLLDKQLRDNIKDFSEVKNIVAPVMRSADLKAALKNGKKIIITTIQKFPFIIDGIADLSDKRFAVIIDEAHSGQSGIDLDKKYSDDPDPYAQKLAFEKIMKDVMLQRRKDELELYKLWAQDPAFKAAFYDSIREGLRQPPL; translated from the coding sequence GTGCATCACAGTCTGGCCAACCCGCATGAATCCGTCGACATGGACCTGTTTCTCAATGGACTGCCGCTGGTAACGCTGGAGCTGAAAAATCACTGGACGAACCAGACCGCCCGCTACCACGGTCAGAAGCAGTATCGGGAGCGCGATGCCTCCCAGCCCCTGATGCAATTTGGACGGACGCTGGTGCATATGACCGCCGACACAGACGAGGTTTGGATGACTACCAAGCTCGCCGGAGAGAAGACCTTCTTCCTGCCCTTCAACAAGGGCCATAACGAAGGCGCAGGCAACCCGCCCAATCCGGACGGCCACAAGACCGCCTATCTCTGGGAAGAGGTGTTCCAGCCCGAAAGCATGGCCGGAATCATCCAGCATTTCGTTCTGTTGGAGGGCAAGCCCGCCGATCCGCTCAACAAGAAGACACTCATCTTCCCGCGCTATCATCAGCTCAATGTCGTGCGCCAATTGCTCGCCGATGCCGCAAGTCATGGCGTCGGGCAAAGCTATCTCATCCAGCATTCGGCAGGGTCTGGCAAATCCAACAGCATCACATGGACCGCCTATCAGCTGATCGAGACCTATCCAGACAAGCTGACCCTGCCCGGCACGCGCACGCTCGATACTCCGCTGTTCGACAGTGTGATTGTCGTGACCGACCGGCGCCTGCTTGACAAGCAGCTGCGCGACAACATCAAGGATTTCTCCGAGGTCAAGAATATCGTCGCGCCCGTCATGAGGTCGGCAGACCTCAAAGCCGCGCTGAAAAATGGCAAGAAGATCATTATCACCACGATCCAGAAGTTCCCCTTCATCATCGATGGCATTGCCGACCTCAGCGACAAGCGCTTTGCTGTGATCATCGACGAAGCCCACAGTGGCCAGAGCGGCATTGATCTCGACAAGAAGTATTCTGACGATCCAGACCCTTACGCCCAGAAGCTGGCGTTCGAGAAAATCATGAAGGATGTCATGCTTCAACGCCGCAAGGATGAGCTGGAACTCTACAAGCTTTGGGCGCAAGACCCTGCCTTCAAGGCGGCATTTTACGACAGCATCAGAGAAGGCCTGCGGCAGCCCCCTCTTTAA
- a CDS encoding efflux RND transporter permease subunit, whose protein sequence is MQNQHNPVRENLAGKLARLFIESKLTVIFVLAIAVSGILAILLTPREENPQIIMPAARVTVSMPGASAAEVEELIVTPLEGLLSGISGVDHTDGAAMNSVGTVTVMFKVGQPKEESLVKVNDRIRSNISLLPAEAGDPVIQGIDSDDVPIITITLASGSLDDFALKRVADRMAERLRSTKDVSLVTVHEGRSREISIELDPVRIQAFGLSLSQAYAAISSNNLTVPYDATVQHKKVEAIKLSGAFSSAEEVRNLIISVNDGRPIYVKDVATVRDGPPEELESFSRFSFGSGDIRSQQADTRDMAAVTIAVSKKKNTNAVVVSDSVIDRVERMKTSMVPNEINVIVTRNDGKKADDAVNMLMEHLVIAVVTVSGILIVFLGWREALIVTVTIPLIFSLTLASDFLGGVTINRVTLFALILSLGLLVDAAIVVIENIHRHYGQAKAGADKTKVTILATNEIGNATNLATLAVILVFASLFLITGMPGDYFYPIAYNVPIAMAGSILVAYIVTPWAANRWVKWHPRQSANDLEDQKGDKHQEPGRLERAYLFLYTPLQNSNLIKMGFLCVILLLMTGSLLQGAWQFIRPQGVGGPQSEFGVNIGFLPKDNKNTFNIVIYMAADDPLEKTDQLTREISALLSSNPLVENYQSWVGKAGVADFNGMFKGTSGRTGNSVAEIRVNLIDKHEREESSIEIVQELRPLIEEIRSKYPGAKVSLVEDPPGPPLRSTVLAEIYGPDPEGLRALSEQVQEAFKNTYDMVDLVDTEPRDVLEHRLMPEKDKAALSLVSTADINEVLGLVYGGKTLGRVHLPDETNAVLIRAFVPRRFAVNPEKLDSLYVANQIGDQVPLSELVRDIHAIQDRTINHRDNEKATFVGGEMGKSVPLYAVIDLNRRLKEITAPDGRSLKTGNLNLVRDVPDTVDGYQVLWGGEMRMTLDVYRDMAIALGGALTLVFLLLVAYYKSFSIPAIAMSSVPLGLIGIFPGHWLFGADFSATSMVGIIALSGVVIRNSLLIIDFVQDNIKQGMVLSEATKQAGAVRLRPILLTTLAIILGTAIMTTDPVFGGLAISLIFGTILSTLLTVFVVPVLYYVNASRMMT, encoded by the coding sequence ATGCAAAACCAACATAATCCGGTGCGCGAAAATCTGGCTGGGAAACTGGCCAGGCTCTTCATTGAATCAAAACTGACCGTTATCTTCGTGCTCGCTATAGCCGTGAGCGGTATTTTGGCAATTTTGCTCACACCCAGAGAAGAAAACCCACAAATCATTATGCCTGCGGCACGCGTCACTGTCTCAATGCCTGGGGCATCTGCAGCAGAAGTCGAAGAGCTCATTGTGACGCCTCTTGAGGGATTGCTTTCCGGTATTTCCGGTGTTGATCACACAGATGGTGCTGCGATGAATTCCGTGGGCACTGTGACGGTCATGTTCAAGGTTGGGCAGCCGAAAGAAGAGTCTCTTGTAAAAGTCAACGACCGTATCCGCTCGAATATATCCTTGCTACCCGCCGAGGCTGGCGATCCAGTTATTCAGGGCATTGATTCAGATGACGTGCCAATCATAACCATCACTCTGGCATCTGGAAGCCTCGATGATTTTGCTCTCAAGAGAGTGGCGGACAGAATGGCTGAGCGTTTGCGAAGCACCAAGGATGTGTCACTGGTGACAGTACATGAAGGCAGATCGCGAGAAATCTCGATTGAGCTGGATCCTGTTCGAATTCAAGCTTTTGGCCTGTCTCTTAGCCAAGCCTATGCAGCGATTAGCTCCAATAATCTGACAGTTCCCTATGATGCGACTGTTCAGCATAAGAAAGTGGAAGCAATCAAACTCAGTGGAGCTTTTTCTTCGGCGGAAGAGGTGCGAAACCTTATCATCTCAGTCAATGATGGCCGACCGATTTACGTCAAAGATGTAGCGACCGTTCGGGATGGGCCTCCAGAAGAATTGGAGAGTTTCAGCCGCTTTTCCTTCGGATCAGGAGACATACGATCGCAACAGGCAGACACCAGAGACATGGCTGCAGTTACTATCGCGGTGTCAAAAAAGAAAAATACAAATGCAGTTGTGGTTTCCGACTCTGTGATTGATCGCGTTGAACGGATGAAAACATCCATGGTTCCAAACGAAATCAATGTGATTGTCACGCGCAACGACGGCAAGAAAGCGGATGATGCCGTCAATATGCTTATGGAACATCTGGTGATAGCGGTTGTCACTGTGAGTGGTATTTTGATTGTCTTTCTTGGATGGAGAGAAGCTCTTATTGTTACTGTTACCATCCCGCTGATCTTCTCCCTTACGCTTGCCAGCGATTTTCTGGGTGGCGTTACCATCAACAGGGTCACCTTGTTTGCATTGATCCTGTCATTGGGGCTCTTGGTCGATGCGGCAATCGTGGTAATCGAAAACATTCACCGACATTACGGGCAGGCGAAGGCCGGGGCAGACAAAACCAAAGTTACGATTCTAGCAACGAATGAAATCGGGAACGCGACCAATCTGGCAACCCTGGCTGTGATACTTGTCTTTGCATCGCTGTTTTTGATTACCGGAATGCCCGGAGATTATTTCTATCCTATTGCCTATAATGTTCCCATTGCTATGGCAGGCTCTATCCTCGTTGCCTATATCGTTACCCCTTGGGCGGCTAACCGATGGGTAAAGTGGCATCCGAGACAATCTGCGAATGATCTTGAAGATCAAAAGGGTGACAAACATCAGGAACCGGGTCGGCTCGAACGCGCCTATCTCTTTCTGTACACCCCGCTTCAGAATTCAAACCTTATCAAGATGGGCTTCCTGTGCGTCATCCTACTGCTCATGACTGGTTCGCTGCTGCAAGGGGCCTGGCAATTCATCCGTCCTCAAGGGGTCGGCGGACCTCAATCGGAATTTGGGGTCAATATCGGTTTTCTACCGAAGGACAACAAAAACACATTCAATATCGTGATCTATATGGCGGCAGATGATCCGCTTGAAAAGACAGATCAATTAACCCGCGAAATAAGTGCTCTATTGTCTTCAAATCCATTGGTTGAGAACTATCAATCCTGGGTAGGGAAAGCGGGCGTGGCCGACTTCAATGGCATGTTCAAAGGGACTTCCGGTCGTACAGGCAATTCTGTCGCAGAAATTCGTGTCAATCTCATCGACAAGCATGAGCGGGAAGAAAGCTCTATTGAAATAGTTCAAGAGCTCCGCCCTTTAATCGAAGAAATTCGTTCAAAATATCCGGGAGCGAAAGTATCTCTCGTAGAAGATCCTCCTGGACCACCCTTGCGTTCCACTGTGCTGGCTGAAATTTACGGACCCGATCCGGAAGGATTGAGGGCATTGTCCGAGCAGGTACAAGAAGCCTTCAAAAACACATACGATATGGTCGATTTGGTTGATACCGAGCCGAGAGATGTCTTGGAACACAGGCTCATGCCAGAAAAGGACAAAGCAGCGCTTTCTCTCGTGTCGACCGCCGATATCAACGAGGTCTTGGGGCTTGTCTATGGCGGCAAAACCTTGGGCCGTGTCCATCTTCCCGACGAAACCAATGCAGTCCTGATCAGGGCATTTGTGCCAAGGCGGTTTGCAGTCAATCCAGAGAAGCTTGACAGCCTGTATGTCGCCAATCAGATCGGTGATCAAGTCCCACTCTCGGAATTGGTTCGTGATATTCATGCCATTCAGGACAGAACAATCAACCACAGAGACAACGAAAAGGCAACATTTGTCGGCGGAGAAATGGGTAAATCGGTACCACTCTATGCGGTTATTGATCTCAACCGACGGCTTAAAGAAATAACCGCGCCAGATGGGCGCTCTCTGAAAACAGGAAATCTAAATCTGGTCCGAGATGTTCCCGATACAGTCGATGGGTATCAGGTTCTGTGGGGCGGTGAAATGCGCATGACGCTTGATGTCTATAGGGATATGGCGATTGCTTTGGGCGGAGCCCTAACGCTTGTATTCTTGCTTCTGGTTGCCTATTACAAGTCCTTTAGCATTCCTGCCATAGCAATGTCCTCTGTTCCATTAGGACTGATCGGAATTTTCCCGGGCCACTGGTTGTTTGGCGCTGATTTCTCTGCAACTTCCATGGTCGGGATCATCGCTCTTTCCGGTGTCGTCATCCGTAACTCACTTTTGATAATCGACTTTGTCCAGGACAATATCAAACAAGGCATGGTTCTGTCCGAGGCGACGAAACAAGCCGGAGCCGTGCGATTACGTCCCATTCTTCTCACGACACTGGCCATCATTCTCGGTACGGCAATTATGACAACGGATCCAGTTTTTGGTGGTCTTGCAATTTCACTCATTTTTGGGACGATCTTGTCGACCTTGCTGACAGTCTTTGTTGTTCCAGTCCTCTACTATGTCAACGCATCTAGGATGATGACGTAA